Within the Maniola hyperantus chromosome 7, iAphHyp1.2, whole genome shotgun sequence genome, the region GTGCATTGAATCTGAATAATACCTATTCATTTAGGATCGCCTAAAAATTCAAGCTTACCAGTTAATACAAATTTATTTGAAATCAGGGTTCCACCACAGATGTACTTAATTTCTGTGTTATCATGTTTATATACCGCCGTATGCCATGGAAAGTCGCCTGGCTTTGTAGAAGCAGCATTGTATGAGAACTTAGTCTTTGGTACTTTTCGCCTTCCACAAGTTGTTCTAGACTCCTTAATTACACTTTCAGAATAATCTTTGTTTTCCCAAGAAGTACCATCAAGGTATCTCTGCAATCGATACGTATGTATATTTGAAAATAATCACATACGaagaacttaaaaaattaaagagaatCTTGGAGACAAAGAGTCGCtattttaactaagtatttatttttaaaaaatattaaagaaacAAACTTACCGGTTTTGGTTGCTTGCAAAATTCTTTTGTGTTCATAACTAGACTTTTTATTTGTGGTACTGTTTTCGGGTCTTGTCCTTTTACAATGAATTCAATCCcattatttaatttgaaaaccCTTACATCAAAAGTATTCTTTTTCCTTGGAAAAATCCTTGCAAAGCTTTTGTCCTTctgcaaaatattttcaaaattttactaaGTTGTTAGTCAAAGAGTTTATTTAACTAACCCgagtaataaaatctaaataatactTGACAATATAAACGATAAAACTATATATTAtctcaatattattttaaattaatttaaaaacataatcaaattttaataatgattaaATTAACGCTACTTTACTTACTTGTTATCACGATATTCCTTAACATTTTTAGTAAGCAACTGTAATAATAACATGCATTCGTTTATTCGAAATAAGATATAATTATATTCATTATATATTTTACTCACCAAAGTAACGATGCAGTCAGAATCAAAAGTAAGAATCATTTTCATGTTCTTTGTTACAGTTTTGTTTACTGTTAGAAGATATTGGTTCCCTTCTTCCAGAGCTACATCAGAGTCATAGGAAACCTTGATATCATCGGAATCATCACAGGGCTCAGTATTATATGTGGGAAcaataattttagattcttttACACATTTAACCTCTATGTAACATAGGAACAGTAAAGTTAATATCACTTTCTTCATTATGGttatttttttcacaaattttaaATGATATATCCTTGTTTTTTTACGTCCACAAATGATTTAAATattcacttatttttttttatatatcaaaaaacaatattttttaaataatcactTTAAAATTTTGCTGGACACCTATACCAAATCTTGTTCCTTTTGAAACCCAATGCCATCTAAGCGATTTGTACGTGATTCGCCTAATGTACCTCAATCCTGTTTGACCAAAAATTTTAACTTGTATAAAAAATATGGAGATCAGAAAACATATATAGCATTTATAATTGCTTATCCCATACCAACGACGGAtgtcttttttatttaatggGTGTTACCAGCCAATAAAAGAATACTAATCGTTATTTAAAACCTGTTCCAACCTTAATATCACGATAAGAACTAAGTTATGAACTTCTCCGAGATATATCTAGAGGTAATAAAACCGTCATTAGTTATTTAGGTACAAGTGTATAGTTACGAGTATATTATGTTGTTTTGATAGACTTAATTTATCTTTATAAAGGTCGTCGTCCtttaaaggaatattataaataaatatttaattttatttaaaggaTTGTCTTAAAAGCTTTTTTTAGTAAATGAATgtatatgtacttacctaagttTTATTTCTCACTTATgtctttgaatattttattaataatattgtcaTTTTTCCTCCTAATACTAACTAGCCTGTAGTTTTTTGTATACTTATCGTATATGGGTCTCTATCCAAGTTTTGTACTATTCAACGTCTGTGAAAACTACGTATTCTTCTGGATCGTATATGGCTACTTCAACTCTTGACAATGAGATAGACACGATTCCCCGTACATACCAAGCACCGACAGCGTAATGGATTATCATCCTTTGCCTTATCTGGAAGGAACACTTGGTTCTAGGAAAATAGATTGACCAacgaaaataatgaaataaaaccggtcaagtccTGAACCAAATATGTATTTGATGTAATGAATAAACATACATTAATAGACACACTAAGTTATACcgaaattacaaaaatattacctaatgaaagaaaaaaaacattataatgtttcttattgattttttatatataagttctaataactttaaaataactttaacgATTTACTTACTATTCAAAAAATTTCGGTACCCGGCAGTCTGTCAACAGCTTTCGGATACCATAAGCTCACTGGttgtatgtaatttttaattactgATTCAGATTTCAATTTAACTATCACTccgtattttttttcttattttttatttcttataatcactctgtatttttttttctactcaGACCAGGTTGGTAGGAAAGAGACATATCCTTTAACTCATTGCAAGGATGAGCAGCAAGTAGAGTTCCAACTGCTTTCCATCCGCTAAGCACttttactataaaaattataaagaaaatcACTTGCTTCTattgatttatatattacttcactattttatttgctaataaaattcaaaacaaatgtaacgacaaaataaaatatttattataaagagtaatacaaaatattattatataaattgtaaaaacctaattttaaaaagtaatcaTTATCACTTATTTTTAATATGGTTCTCGATCCAAGTTTTGTACTTTTCAACGTCAGTGAAAACTACGTATTCTTCTGGATTGCATATGGCTACATCAACTCTTGACAATGTGACAGACACGATTCCTCGTACATACCAAGCACCGACCGCATCAGGATTGTCATCCTTTGCGTTATCTGGAAGGAACACTTGGAACGCGCTTCCACTGTCGCCATTGCATGCTGAGGTTCCTGGAAAATTGATAAAAGGAAAATTTTGGAAAAATAGTAAATTACAaaaactattaataattattgattaatTTGTATTACCACTTGATCTATAAATTAGAGTCTATTATTTCAGATAAATTGATATTACCATTACGATAGCCAGCACAGAATTTGTTGCTATTTTTTAGAAGCTTTGAGTAGAAAATAGGGTTACTCTTTATACATGTGCTCTCTGATACTATGGGCATTTTAGCTTTTCGAAGCTGAGGTGCTAAGGCGTCTGTATTTTCAAATCCCCATCCTACAAtctgaaaatgaatatacattaTTATGAAATAGACAGTTTGAATTGTAACAGAAATTACAAAACACATTCCTAATGCttattgttttataactgtAATTCTAATGACTAACGGTTCACTTACCGTACCAAAAATCTCGTTACCCGGCAGTCTGTCAATAGCTTTCGGATACCATAAGCACGCTGGTTGTATGTAATCGTTAAATACTGCTTTAGATTTCAGTTTAAGTATAGCTATATCATTCTCTAAACGTCGGTGATCAAACTGATCGTGAACAATTATGCTGTGTACCTAAAAATTATCATAAATCATTTCTTTAAGTTCATAAATAGTAAAGAAAAATATTCCTTatttactaaattaataggGTTTTTCTTCTTAATGCTTGTTATAGCACTAATATGCAAGCTGGTGCTCATAACAACTGGTGTCTGGTGTTAAACGTGATTCTCAAATATGTAATTTTAGTGATCTTAACTTACTTCTCTTTCTTGGGATTCAGTATCTCCTCCAATCAAATTGAATTTCCCAAGAACAACACTTACTGTTTCTGGCAGCACAGAGACACCTCTTATTGTAGTACAGTGTGCAGCTGTAAAAATATACTTCCTTATTTGGGAATGATGATATGAATTTGTGCTAAGCCCGAGGCACCATGACCACGGGCGAGGGTATCGCAACGAGTCCGACCTACTATCGTCAGCGATAGTATCGTCTGGTGGAGATTGGTCTATAAGAGTTGCATCGAATTTGGCGACACGGCGACTGTCGCCGCGATTCTTTCGTCCATGGAGATGGCGCCTGACTATACCATGAAGCACCTTTCAGAATAGCAAGTTTTATCTTCCGCAACAGGTACTGGTtatcgtccgcgtcgatttaggtttttttaaatcccgtgggaactctttaattttctggaatcaaaagtagcccatgtccttccccgggatgtaagctaaatctgtaccaaatttcattaaaatcgattgaactgttgggccgtgaaaagctagcagacagacagacagacggacagacagacagacagacagacacactttcgcatttataatattagtatggaagtatggattgtcAACCAAGAATACTTAAGCAATCATATGAAATTCTATGATAAAATATCTTTGAAAGTAAGGAAATTCATTTTAGAAGTAACGAATCTCTTAATAAGTTTCAAAGATGTTATTAATACAGACCTGTTAACACATGGTACTTAGAAATAAGTGTTCCACCACAgatatatttaataattgaaTGGTCAATTCTGTATAATGCAACATGCCAAGGCCAATCTCCTGGCTTTGTCGAGGCTCCATTGACAATCAACTCTGTGTGCGTTACTTGACGTCTACCACAATTCTTTTTTGGCTTTCTATCTGGACTTTCTGCTGTATCTTGAAACCCTTGTATGTATGGGTCAAGAACTCCCTGAAATTTAATTTCTCATTTACTGATTTACATTTTGTTAATCTTATAGTTCTATACAGCTAACAAATTTACAGCTCAagctttttcaattttttcacaaatgtgtaattgtgtaaaatattaaatttcacTTACCACCCACGGCTTGCTGCAATATTCCTGTGTATTAATTACGACGCTTGTTAAATAAGGAACAATTCCTGGTAAAAGTCCCTTCACAGTAAATGCGGTACCATCGTGTGCTTTAAAAAAGCGAATAGTAAATGAGTTATCTGAGTTGACAGAAACTCTTGCATAACTTCGATCATTCTGGAACAAAAATATATCGATTTCGGaaaatgtgattttttaattttatcctcTAATTCAAGTTAAATCAATTTAATTGGAGATAATAAGTGAGATTATGatccacaataaaataaatcggGAGGATAGAATAAATAGGTAGTTTAgttgaaattaaattgtgtGTGAATATTCGAATACCTACTGTTTTCCTCAAAACTGCAGTTTGAGATAGATCTTCTCTCTCGAACTGAATACTAATCACGGTTTAGATTGCACATACATAAAATGACTAATACATAGGTACGTTATGATAAGCTCTGTTTTTGTGAAAGCTAAGGTGTAATACAATGTTTTATTATTGCATTTGTGGGAACATACGTATGGTATTAAAGACGAAGTCTCTAAACCGCCCAAATGCAATACCTAAGCTTTCACAAAACATAGatcttaatataataattattataattttattgaagttttttacCAGTGCAATATTGGCATCGGTGTCGAATTTCAATGTTATTTTAGTATGTATAGGAAATTGTTTTCTTATAAACACTCCATATTTATTTTCCTCCTCCGGAGGTAGACCAGGTGCGTACGAAAGAGATATATCCGTTGAGTCATTGCAAGGATAAGCAGCAAGTAGAGGAAGTCCAACTAAGCTCCATGTGCTATCATTATCACTCAACACTTTTACTATAAAAATGGCTAAGAAAATCACTTGCTTCATTTTCGTCAGTACATTGGTATACTTTtctaataacatttttaaattactcATATCAGCATATTaaaatatacaggatgtaaccagaacgccagcaaaaacttagcgttattgttatactgtagaggtgcaacctctaccgttacttggctggcagctattaggaaaacttcgcagctgccacacaacaatattcaaatttggaacgcagtggggaatcctcctggtcacgcacgttacaagattccacattccctatcatccgctcgtcacgtcaacatcttctaccattgtattatataaagctcgcgagcccggctgtattgtacataacatatcaattgtaaagtgtaaaataaacatcatgatatgtagctggttcttcattgcaccaacccttcagctacaatactacctaaacacaatccaataccaataaccatttgcctcattttgtagttttagtgatttagtatttttcaaacccgcaatgtatagcgtacaaaactctGGTCAAAGTcccgcctacgatgcggcattgactccgagtggcctacttacggaacgttcgttgacttctagcgtcagtcagatgtttatttgcaatatatcgtgaaattttacaaaatacagcaatttttttcgtgatttttacgtttttttgtggtatcatattactgatcatcagtattatcacctgtcttcgtttttgctaacgttctggttacaccctgtatataaaaggaaaaactgattgactgactgatctctgtcaacgcacagtttaaactaggtactggacggatcgggctgaaatttggcatgaagataactattatgacgtagacactagacatccgctaaaaaaggatttttgaaaattctcccTAAGGGGttcgaaatgtgtgtagtccacgcggacgaagttgcgggaatgaGCTAGT harbors:
- the LOC117983534 gene encoding ovochymase-2-like, whose amino-acid sequence is MKQVIFLAIFIVKVLSDNDSTWSLVGLPLLAAYPCNDSTDISLSYAPGLPPEEENKYGVFIRKQFPIHTKITLKFDTDANIALNDRSYARVSVNSDNSFTIRFFKAHDGTAFTVKGLLPGIVPYLTSVVINTQEYCSKPWVGVLDPYIQGFQDTAESPDRKPKKNCGRRQVTHTELIVNGASTKPGDWPWHVALYRIDHSIIKYICGGTLISKYHVLTAAHCTTIRGVSVLPETVSVVLGKFNLIGGDTESQEREVHSIIVHDQFDHRRLENDIAILKLKSKAVFNDYIQPACLWYPKAIDRLPGNEIFGTIVGWGFENTDALAPQLRKAKMPIVSESTCIKSNPIFYSKLLKNSNKFCAGYRNGTSACNGDSGSAFQVFLPDNAKDDNPDAVGAWYVRGIVSVTLSRVDVAICNPEEYVVFTDVEKYKTWIENHIKNKNQVFLPDKAKDDNPLRCRCLRKKTRIYHLKFVKKITIMKKVILTLLFLCYIEVKCVKESKIIVPTYNTEPCDDSDDIKVSYDSDVALEEGNQYLLTVNKTVTKNMKMILTFDSDCIVTLKDKSFARIFPRKKNTFDVRVFKLNNGIEFIVKGQDPKTVPQIKSLVMNTKEFCKQPKPRYLDGTSWENKDYSESVIKESRTTCGRRKVPKTKFSYNAASTKPGDFPWHTAVYKHDNTEIKYICGGTLISNKFVLTAAQCTSLEGTTLVPETLSVFLGKFNLIGGDEGSQQRVVKQIIMHENFRYQNLDNDISLLKLKTDVVFSDFVQPACLWHNKALNILSRGEVFGTVVGWGFDTTDSWSPHLQQIQIPMVPEGKCLQSNPLVYSTYLNNNKFCAGYGVRDEKTRGFPGRETPNCNGDSGSAFQIFIPDNARDKATDAAGAWYVRGIVSLSVSRPDSPSCDPQQYVVFTDVAKYGDWIDLHLKY